Within the candidate division KSB1 bacterium genome, the region GATGCGGGAGCAATGAGCCGAGCGCAACCAGGGGCGGGGCGAATCGCACGAGTACTGACGTATCATGCTGTACAACCAAGCCTGGATCTGGGGGTCACCTGGGTGACCCCCCATCAGTTCCGCCAGCAGGCGGGTCTGCTGGCCCGGCTCGGCTTCCGGGGTGTGCGGGTGGGGGATCTCTTGCAGGAGGAGGGCGCAGATTGGGTGGCCCTCACCTTTGACGACGGCTATCTGTCGGTCCACCGGTGGGCCTTCCCAGTGCTTCAGGAGATGGGGTGGACGGGGACCATCTTCCCGGTTGTCGACTTCATTGGCAAGGATAACCGCTGGGAAGGGAACCTCTTTGGGCTCCGCTTTCCACACGTAGACTGGACCCATTTGCGTGAGATGGTCGACGCGGGATGGGAGATCGGGTCGCACGGCCTGCGCCATGCGTATCTGCCATGGGCCGACCCGACTACCCTGCGCAAGGAAATCTACGAGTCCAAGCGGAAGCTCGAAGATCGATTGGGGATCGCCGTCCGCACCTTCTGCGCCCCCTACGGGCGTGCGGATGAGCGTGTCATTCAAGTGGCGATGGAGGCCGGCTATGAAGTGATTTGTCTCCTCAACGGGCGGCGGGCGGGTTTCGCTGTTCGTTCGGGCCGCGCTTGGATTCTGTATCGGTGGGCGGTCTATCGGATGGACTCTTGCCGCGGGGTGGCGGGGAAGGTCCTGAGCAGCCGGCGGGGACGCGCGCCCCGAACGTTCATCCAGGCCATTGTATGCGGGGCGAACCTCGGTGGGGTCCTTGTCCAGATCGGCCGGGAGAAAGGGCTTGCGATTTTGGATCGATTTGCTAAAATAGTGCGCGGTACGGCTGGGTGAGGGATGAACGGCATTCCCATTAAGAAGCTGTACTACTCGATTGGGGAAGTCAGCCAGCTAACCTCGCTTGAGCCGTATGTCCTCAGGTACTGGGAGACCGAGTTTCCGGAACTAAGACCGAAGAAAGGAAAGGCAGGAAACCGGCTCTACACGCTAGAGGATATTCGCCTGGTGTTTCTGATTAAGAGGCTGTTGTACGTGGATAAGTATACCATTGAGGGGGCGAGGCAGCGCCTGAAAAAAATGAGGGGGAGTCAGCAGCTGGAGCTTTCCCTCGAGGAACTGCGCCGGGATGACCTGCTGTACGAGGTGAAGAAGACCTTAGAGGAGATTCTGCACAAGCTCGAAGAGAGTTAGGGGGCGGGTAAGTTGACGCTGCAAGTCGGGGCGTGGCGCAGCCAGGTAGCGCACGTGACTGGGGGTCACGGGGTCGCTGGTTCAAATCCAGTCGCCCCGACGAGCTATTAGCGCGAAGGGAGCCACCCAGAGCCGGGTGGCTCCGTCTTTTTGCGGCCAACACAGATCCACGGCGTGTACCTCGAGCGTGACCGTGTAGCTCAGGGCTACACGAGGGGGAAAGCGTAAGCACGGGGCGCGTAAAGTACCTGTCGCAACGGCTCTCTTGTTCTTGCCCCTCGAACGGACATCTCTTTTCCGGACTTCCTCGGAATCGTCCAAACCTATCCTCAAGGC harbors:
- a CDS encoding polysaccharide deacetylase family protein, encoding DAGAMSRAQPGAGRIARVLTYHAVQPSLDLGVTWVTPHQFRQQAGLLARLGFRGVRVGDLLQEEGADWVALTFDDGYLSVHRWAFPVLQEMGWTGTIFPVVDFIGKDNRWEGNLFGLRFPHVDWTHLREMVDAGWEIGSHGLRHAYLPWADPTTLRKEIYESKRKLEDRLGIAVRTFCAPYGRADERVIQVAMEAGYEVICLLNGRRAGFAVRSGRAWILYRWAVYRMDSCRGVAGKVLSSRRGRAPRTFIQAIVCGANLGGVLVQIGREKGLAILDRFAKIVRGTAG
- a CDS encoding MerR family transcriptional regulator; the protein is MNGIPIKKLYYSIGEVSQLTSLEPYVLRYWETEFPELRPKKGKAGNRLYTLEDIRLVFLIKRLLYVDKYTIEGARQRLKKMRGSQQLELSLEELRRDDLLYEVKKTLEEILHKLEES